The stretch of DNA ACGCCAGGAGGCGCCAGGCCCACCGGCCGAGGATGAAGGCGGCCGGGGTCTCCACCACCGGGGTGGTGAAGCGGACCGCGTGCGCGGGGACCGGGGCCGTGTGCTGGACCTGGGAGGCCCCGTTGCCCTTTCCGCCCAGCATCAGTGCTCACCCCCGGTCCGCAGCACGTAGGACTCGGCCAGCGCCTCGGCCCGGTCAGCCGCCAATTCAGCGCGGGCGGCGGCGAGGTCCGCACGCGCAGCAGCGGCCGTGGCGCGGGTCTCGGGGTCTTCGGTGCGGGCCGCCATGCGGTCCAGCAGCGAGGCCTTCCAGGCCAGGAGAGCGGCATCCTCACCCGTGCGGCCGGGGCCGTCGTTGTCGAAGGGACGCCGCAGCTTGAGCGCGGCCAGGAAGTCGGCGATCTCCCGGGCGGTAACGCGTGCGGGCTGGTCTGCCATCATGAACACACCTCTTCTGAAAGTTGGTAGCTGTCGGAGGGGTTAAAGGGGCGGCCGAAGGTGTTGGCGCACCAGGCCGCCCCGCTACACGTACGGGCTCCTTAGCGGCCCGCGTGCAGGCGTTCGAGGGCATCGGCGAACGTGGACGCCGCGTCGGCCAGCTCCCGGGCAACGGCCACCTCATCGGCGGTCACCGAGGCCGCATCCTCGGGGCCGAGCTGGAACACCAGCCCCTGACCGCCCATCACCAGGCACATCCGCTGGGACAGGGCCGGGGCCAGGTCCGCATCCAGGTGGGCGCTCACGACCGTGAGGGCCATCACTCGCCGCCCTTGCTGCCCGCACCGGCCGGGGCCTTCTGGCGGGCACCGCCCGGGGCCCTCATGCCGCGCGCCCGCAGCGAGTAGGCCACCCGGGGGCGCCGCCCGTTGTCGTCCACGTAGGGCATGACCGCCATGTCCTCGAACTCGACCGGGCGGAACGGCAGCCCCGCCGCCTCCTCGGGCAGCACCGGGCACACCTGCGCGGGGATCTTGACCTTGACGGACTTGGCCTTGCCCCGCGCCTCGGGGTCGGCGTCGATCACGTCCACCGCCCACAGCGGGAGCCCGGTGTTCTTGTCGAGCTGGGGGCGCTTGGTCTCGAAGTCGGTGATGGCCTCCACGCCGAGGGCGTAGGCGCCGTGGGGGAACACCGTCCCGAACTCCACCGGGATCGCACCCTGAATCGCCATGAGAACACTCCTCTTCCAACCGTCCTGTCGACCACTTGTCCGGTCGAGCTGTCTTCAAAATAGCGGGTTCAACTCGACCGGACAAGCGGTTGAACCCTCGGATCTGTCGCCCCGCTACGCCGCGGGGTAGCTGTCCTCCAATTCGTGCAGGTCACCCGGCAACACGATGTCCGCGACGGCGAGCACGCCGTCCGAACCGTCCAGGATCCGCGCGAGGATGGACAGCACTGGCGTGTGCTTCCCAAGTTGCAGGAGCCGCGCCTCCTCCTCACTGGCATGCCGCGCCGACAGCCGCTCGGCGACCCGCGCCGGGCGCAACCGCTTGAGCGCATGCAGGTGCTCACGCACCCCGATGGTGATCAACTGGTCCTTGCCCACATCCGTCCCATCGGCCACGTCCAGTGGAAACCACAGCGTCACCAGCTCACTCGGCTCACCATCGGCCATGAGCACCCGCTGGCGCCGAATGGCCGGGGACCCTTCCGGGAACCCCAGGGCCTCAGCGATCGCGGCCGGGGCCGTCGTCCGTCCCGTCTCGATGATCTTCACCTCCCCTCCCTGCTCTGCGGTGTCGAAGGCGCTGGCCCCCGCATGCGAGCGCTCCACCGCGGTGGTGGGCACCCCCTTCACGAAGGAGCCGCGCCCGTGCTCGCGGTCGATCCAGCCCTCCATCCGCAGGATCTCCAGAGCGCGGACCACAGTGCTGCGTCCCGCCCCGAACTCGCGGACCATCCCCGACTCGGAGGGCAGTTGCGTGCCCACCGGGTAGGTCCCGTCGGTGATCCGTTCCTGCACCGCCTGCACGATCTGTACGTACTTCGGCGGTGCGAAGTCCATGCTCGACATAAACAACCGTCCGGTTAATCCAATGCTCGTCTGGTCAAGCAGCTTAGCGGCGTGCTCCCGCCCCTCCCAGGTAGAGGCGTACGGACCTGTCCGGACGGTGGCCCCGGCCTCCCCCCAAGAGACACCGGGGCCACCTCCGAAGCCGCACGGCCGGTGGGAAGGCGTTACCGGAGCCGCAGCCGCGCGGCCGCCTTCAGGTCTGGAAGCCCACGTACCAGCGCGGGTGCCTCTCGGGCGGGATCTTCGCCACCCGGGTGGACTCGCGGTGGCGGGCGAAGCAGATCCGGTAGCCGTTCAGGTCCTCGCCGCATTCGATGATCCTCGCGCCGTGTGCGGCGGCCCAGAGCCTCAGCTCCTCTATGCCGACCTCTTGGCGGACCATGTGGACCGTGTCCCCGCCGGACGTATCGGGGACCGGATCGCGAGCATTAGGGTTCTCCATGTCAGCGCTCCCATGCAGCGTTGGCCACGCCCCCGGACGGTGCCCGCCGTCGCGGGGGTCTGTCTGTTTCAAGCCGCTTCCACACCGGTCCCGCGGCAGCAGGCGCACGCCACGTAGCGGCGTGCGGGGACCGGTCCCCCAGCAGAGCCGACGACGAGGAGCTTCCTCGGACGCAGCATCTTGCGACCGCGTCCCCGGCAGTGCTTGCACTTGGCAGTGGGGGTGTCGTTCATGGAGACGACGATTCCGGTTCCGGCCACTCGAACCCATCCCGCGCGGGTATCCCCGCTGGAGATAATGGCCGTGGCCGATGTGACACCCCCCGATCGGAGGCCGTGATGGCAGGGCGAGCATGGGAGAGCGTTTCCGTGCCCGCATGGGCATGGGAGCGCGAGGAGGCCCGCAGCCTCCTGCAGGCACGTGACGTGCCCGGACTTCTGCGGTTCGCCCAGCGGTTCGGCGGGGCGAGCCAAACCCGACTCGCATCCGCCACCGGGATATCCCAGGGGCGGATCAGCGAGATCCTGAACGGGCGACAGACGGTCGTCGCGTTCGAGGTCTACGAGCGCGTGGCCGAGGGCATCGGCATGCCGGACACCGCACGCATGCTCTTCGGACTGGCCCCCAAGGACGTCACGGCATTCACGGCGAACAGGCCGCCCGCCCCCCCAGGAAGGTCAGGCCGTTCCGCCCCAGTTCGCCCCGTTGCATGAGGAGGCAGACGAGGACGTGCGGCGCAGAGACTTCGTCGGTCTGGCCGGTGCCACCCTCTTCCAGGTCGCTACCGGCCCGACACTCGCCCTCGACGACATCGCAGCAGCCCTGACCAGGTACGCAGGCCCGCCGGCCCCGGGCCCCGCTGCACCATACGACGTTGCCGGACTCTCGAAAGACGTGCACCGGGCCAAGGCCGGATACCAGGCGTGCCACTACACCACAGTCGCCAAGCGCCTCCCCCATCTGCTCAGCCGCTTGGACGACGCAGCATCCGCCCTCGAAGGCGACGAGCGCTTGCGAGTGCACACCTTGCGCGCCGAGGCCTACCACGTCGCGGCCAGCGTCCTGCTCAAGACCGAGGAACGCGGACTCGCGTGGCTTGCCGCCGACCGGAGCATGCGCGCAGCCCGGGACAGCGAGAACCCGACGACCACGGGAGCGAGCGCACGCGTCCTCACCCGCGCACTCATGCGCGACCGCCACTACCGCGCTGCAGCCGATTTCGCATCGGACGCCGCGCAACGAGTCGCCGAAGGCACCGAAGAGCACACACCGGATTCCCTGTCCGTCTACGGGGCGCTTCTCCTCAGCGGGTCCGTCGCGGCGGCCCAGCGCGAGGACCGCGCCCAGGCGCTCACCCTGCTTGACGAGGCCGAGGACGCCGGGCGCAAGCTCGGGGGCGACCACAACTACCAGTGGACGGCATTCGGCCTGACAAACGTGCTTCTCCACCGGGTGAATGCCGCGGTGGAACTGGGCGACGCAGGCAGCGCCATCGACTACGCGCGCCGCATCGACCTGGACAACATCGACGTCACCGAGCGCAAGGCAATGCTCTTCATCGACGCATCCCGCGCCTACAGCCAGTGGGGAAAACTCGACAAGGCATACCAGGCACTCGCCACCGCCGAGCAGATCGCGCCGGAGGAATTGGGTACTCGCCCGATGGTGCGCGCCCTGTTGGACGACCTCCGGTCCCGCTCGACTGGCCATCTGCACACCAGCGTCACCGAACTAGCCGAGAGGACAGCCACAACCCGATGAGCACCGAGAAGAAGACCGTCTACGTCGTCGTCTGTGCCGCTGGCCCCGCAGGTGACGTAGGCAAGCTCATCGATATGGCTCATGAACGCGGATGGGACGTCCAGGTGATCGCGACACCGTCCGCGCTGGCCTTCATCGACATAGAGGCGCTGGAAAAGCAAACAGGCCGCCCCGTCCGCAGCGAGCACCGCGCGCCAGGATCCCCGCGCAGCCCCAAAGCCGACGCGATCATCGTCGCCCCCGCTACCTTCAACACCATCAACAAGCTCGCGAACGGCATTGCAGATAACTACGCCTTGGATATAACCAACGAGGCGATAGGTCTTCACGTACCCATCACAATCCTCCCTTTCGTCAATTCCGCGTATGCGGGCCGCCACCCTTTCATTAGAAGCATCGACACTCTCCGAACTGAGGGTGTCAAACTACTACTAGGGCCTGACGTTTTTACCCCCCATAGCACTGGAAGCGGGCATCAGGCAATCAACAATTTCCCTTGGGTTCAAGCCATCGAGGAACTCGACTAACCCAACACCGGACCATTGTCGGCGGCTCATGCAATTATGCGCCGCTCTGATTTATGGCCAAATTAAACCTCTCTGCGAATTTCCCCGGGAGTCTACGTGGCAAATAATCAAGAAAGTACTGTGGCTGAAGCTCGCGATGAGCTACTGAAAGCTAACAGCAACCTGCTCTTCATTAAGACTTATATTTCCATGGCTAGGCGTAAGAGACTCCTTGGCCTCTTCCTAGTCGCTTTCTCTGGCATTGCAACCATCCTGTTCACAATCGACCTACTTGTATTTCAATGGCAGGGTGTGCCTCCGTATCTCAAGTACTTCCTGGAAGCAGTCGTGGTAGCTTGCGGGATCGGTGGGATCTATCTCCTTTCGACGCCGGGAATCCTATTCGACAACTTTCCAAGCGAACTAAAAGATGTCATGAAGCTCAAGGACTTGGATCATCCCAGGAGGACAGAAGCCCAACTTGAACTTGAATTGCAACACCTCCGTGAAAATAAACGTGTAAACACTGACAATCTCGGACTCGGTGTTAATGAGCGCAGGGCCGCCTACAAGGAAGAAGCCCTTGTGTACATCGAGGAGCTAAGGATCGAGAGCAGTTTTTACCGCAGAGTTAGTCACACATTTCAGGTCCTTGTGATCGCCGGTTCATCGCTGTCTACCCTGGGGGCAGGGACTTCTTACTTCGTTAACCAGTTTTCTGTAGGCGTTGCAGTCGCCAGCTTTGTCGTAGCTGTCTCATCTGGCGTTACTGGATACTTTAAATTCAAGGAGCGAAGTTTCTACTCTCAGCAGACAGCTGACACCATCGAGCACGAAGTCGAAGCGTTCGAACTTGGGATTGGACGCTATAGCGGCCTCTCCGAGAACACCAATCAAGCTCTAGAAGTATTCGCTCAGGAAATCCATCGCCTTCGCCAGGACCAGAAAATGCGCGAACAAAATCTAGACCAGCCCTCCACCAAGGGAGAGGAGGGTGGCAATTGAACCGGAGAGTTGGATTTCATTTTTACCTGTCGGTCATGCCTCTTATGGTTGCACTCGGCTGCTCGCCTACATACGAAGAAAAATCCGATTACCTTGAAACGATCGCACAAAGGGGCGTCGAAACCAACAAGATCATTCAGGATCAAGAAAATCGAGAAGCTAGCGAAGAAGTGTGCAGCGACGCACATATAGCCCTTAATACTGACTATCCGCGAGAGCTGCAAACTTCAGAAGAGTGGGACAATCTTGTCAAAGAGACATTCGTAAGTGCATGTATGACTGGGCGTTACTAAAGCTGGATCGCGAGGATATCGATGCGGGCCATCTATGCTAGATTTCCAGTCGCTGCACTCTTCCTCTTGGTGCCACTTTCTGGCTGCGCAGCGTCTTATGATGATAGAAATGAATATTTAGTAGAGATGGCTCAGAGGGGAGTACAAGTCAACAAATTATTGCGCGGACAAAATGAAACAATATCCGAAGAGACGTGCGCATCTGCAAACCGCGCACTGAACGACGACATCCCTTCTGATCGTCCACTTGGATACGAGCCAAGCGAGGATTGGAAACAACTTGTTGAGCAGACGTTTATCAATGCTTGCGTTGCAGGAGAGTACTGATTAAATGTTGCCGAGTTGAGCTATATGAGATCAAGGGCGACGGCGCTCCCGCGCCGTCGCGGCCTTCCCGGTCGCGGGCTGGGGCTGCGGGCTGCCGCCCGGTCCCCAGCCCGCGACCGGTCGGCCGGAGCCACTAGGGCGCCGTGGCCGGTCTCGCCACCGTCTCAGCGCACTGCGCGCCGTCGCCCCCATGGCAGGCGGGAAGCGATCGCGGCCGACCGCCCACTCCACGTCTCGGGCCAAGGGCGCGTGGTACCAAGGGGCTCCCGCCCCCTGGACCCCCGGATCCCGGAGCACCCGCTTGCGCGATGCCACTCTGTCTGTGGTCCGGACCGATCGCGCAATCGGGCGCTCCGGCCCGTCCACACGGTCCCCCGCCGCTCTGGCTGCTCACGGGACGGGACCTGGGGATACTCCGCGCCGCGCGTAACACATTCAGTACACATGCGGGCAGGAGGACACCAGAAACTTCGAGAACTAGTCAGACCTCTGGACCCTGGTCACTACGAGGTCAGGCCCATGATCACCAGGAACACCATCGCTCCGCTAGATCAGAAGGTTGGGGGTTCGAGTCCTCCCGAGTGCGCCGCCTTGAGACAGCGAAGACGTGGCCCTGCCTGGTGAAACAGGCGGGGCTTCGTCTTTTTCGGTGTTCCGGTCCCGGGGTGCCGCCGGGGGCGCGCCGCTGCGTATCCGCCGGTCCGATGCGGCGGGGCCGTTCCGGTGGCGCCGGGGAGGGGACGGAGGCCGCCGGGCCCGGGGAGCGGTGCCGGATCCGCCTGCTTTCGGGGGGTTGACGCGGCGTCATCGCGAAATTACTTTCGCGTAAATTACCGGCCGGAAACACCGGTCGGTAACCCCCGCTACGGAGGTAGATGCAATGCCTCGTGTCTCCCCCAGACCCGTGGGCGTCCTGCTCGGCGCCCTGGCTCTGACCGGGCTCGCGGCGAGTCCGGCGGCCGCGGCAGAAGGGCTGATGGACGGCTCGATCACGGCCGAAGGCCAGGAGTGCGGCTGGACCGACGCGGTCACCAGCGACCAGGCCCCCAACCCCCTCACCGTGGACCGCGAGTCCCTCAACGCCGGGCTGTCCTGTTCCGGCGACACCGCGGCGACCCTCAACAACGACCCGACCGTG from Nocardiopsis composta encodes:
- a CDS encoding SLATT domain-containing protein; translation: MAEARDELLKANSNLLFIKTYISMARRKRLLGLFLVAFSGIATILFTIDLLVFQWQGVPPYLKYFLEAVVVACGIGGIYLLSTPGILFDNFPSELKDVMKLKDLDHPRRTEAQLELELQHLRENKRVNTDNLGLGVNERRAAYKEEALVYIEELRIESSFYRRVSHTFQVLVIAGSSLSTLGAGTSYFVNQFSVGVAVASFVVAVSSGVTGYFKFKERSFYSQQTADTIEHEVEAFELGIGRYSGLSENTNQALEVFAQEIHRLRQDQKMREQNLDQPSTKGEEGGN
- a CDS encoding XRE family transcriptional regulator → MRRRDFVGLAGATLFQVATGPTLALDDIAAALTRYAGPPAPGPAAPYDVAGLSKDVHRAKAGYQACHYTTVAKRLPHLLSRLDDAASALEGDERLRVHTLRAEAYHVAASVLLKTEERGLAWLAADRSMRAARDSENPTTTGASARVLTRALMRDRHYRAAADFASDAAQRVAEGTEEHTPDSLSVYGALLLSGSVAAAQREDRAQALTLLDEAEDAGRKLGGDHNYQWTAFGLTNVLLHRVNAAVELGDAGSAIDYARRIDLDNIDVTERKAMLFIDASRAYSQWGKLDKAYQALATAEQIAPEELGTRPMVRALLDDLRSRSTGHLHTSVTELAERTATTR
- a CDS encoding helix-turn-helix domain-containing protein, which codes for MAGRAWESVSVPAWAWEREEARSLLQARDVPGLLRFAQRFGGASQTRLASATGISQGRISEILNGRQTVVAFEVYERVAEGIGMPDTARMLFGLAPKDVTAFTANRPPAPPGRSGRSAPVRPVA
- a CDS encoding flavoprotein codes for the protein MSTEKKTVYVVVCAAGPAGDVGKLIDMAHERGWDVQVIATPSALAFIDIEALEKQTGRPVRSEHRAPGSPRSPKADAIIVAPATFNTINKLANGIADNYALDITNEAIGLHVPITILPFVNSAYAGRHPFIRSIDTLRTEGVKLLLGPDVFTPHSTGSGHQAINNFPWVQAIEELD
- a CDS encoding GntR family transcriptional regulator, translated to MSSMDFAPPKYVQIVQAVQERITDGTYPVGTQLPSESGMVREFGAGRSTVVRALEILRMEGWIDREHGRGSFVKGVPTTAVERSHAGASAFDTAEQGGEVKIIETGRTTAPAAIAEALGFPEGSPAIRRQRVLMADGEPSELVTLWFPLDVADGTDVGKDQLITIGVREHLHALKRLRPARVAERLSARHASEEEARLLQLGKHTPVLSILARILDGSDGVLAVADIVLPGDLHELEDSYPAA
- a CDS encoding plasmid replication, integration and excision activator, whose protein sequence is MAIQGAIPVEFGTVFPHGAYALGVEAITDFETKRPQLDKNTGLPLWAVDVIDADPEARGKAKSVKVKIPAQVCPVLPEEAAGLPFRPVEFEDMAVMPYVDDNGRRPRVAYSLRARGMRAPGGARQKAPAGAGSKGGE